The Methanofervidicoccus sp. A16 genome has a segment encoding these proteins:
- a CDS encoding FlaD/FlaE family flagellar protein — MDTTSLSSILLETHRPAKLEKIPDDPISIIFAFKWIEYLSEKVGYSNIPDVLEFYYNLGWLSDRAVLDLLKLLKGIRTGIEEEEELPPRLTITDHLVSLLFIERLNGKKISSDILDRIEWEIRRIRKGVEEYYGI, encoded by the coding sequence ATGGATACTACATCACTATCATCCATATTACTTGAAACCCATAGACCAGCTAAATTGGAGAAGATACCTGACGATCCAATATCCATAATCTTTGCCTTCAAATGGATAGAGTACCTCTCAGAAAAGGTAGGGTATTCAAACATTCCAGATGTGTTGGAGTTCTACTACAACTTAGGGTGGCTCTCTGATAGAGCAGTATTGGATCTATTGAAACTTTTAAAGGGTATTAGAACTGGGATAGAGGAAGAGGAAGAATTGCCTCCAAGATTGACCATTACTGACCATCTAGTTTCCTTACTCTTCATAGAGAGATTAAATGGTAAAAAGATATCCAGTGATATATTGGACAGGATAGAGTGGGAAATAAGGAGAATTAGAAAGGGGGTTGAAGAGTACTATGGGATTTAG
- a CDS encoding FlaD/FlaE family flagellar protein codes for MISGTEVLSSTSSLEEEYLTDDELEEYLENLKTKIPSFIVELLKNNLKNRRLTKSQLDRIVTRITDLYLGKRPDDKKTQELMEKINELSKKLDALMKVAAISSATKISEDIKKEISKLEEEKEEIKEEEIKEEEEIKKDEEVKEEVEVKEEDLESEELVSQEIEEEKEKEKPVEEESALEPLEKQISEVTPISKKKEGGIDMASEIQKLSDRKYRLEDIPEDTLSTMLVFKWLEFLISRVGLNNLIDILDYYYNLGWISEKVVNRLIKISKNMKYLNEELRKPVDKMIPEDHIVSLLYIEKLAGRPIPIDELENIEREVTRIRKWAEELQFI; via the coding sequence ATGATTAGCGGAACAGAAGTACTCTCATCCACATCCTCCTTAGAGGAAGAGTACTTAACTGATGACGAATTGGAAGAATATCTAGAAAATTTAAAAACTAAGATCCCATCATTTATTGTCGAACTTTTGAAAAACAATTTGAAAAATAGAAGATTGACTAAAAGTCAGTTAGATAGGATAGTTACCAGAATAACAGATTTGTACCTAGGTAAAAGGCCTGATGATAAAAAAACCCAGGAATTGATGGAAAAAATTAATGAATTAAGTAAAAAATTAGATGCATTAATGAAAGTTGCTGCAATCTCTTCCGCGACAAAAATCTCAGAGGACATAAAAAAAGAAATATCTAAGTTAGAAGAAGAGAAAGAAGAAATTAAAGAAGAAGAGATCAAAGAAGAGGAAGAGATTAAAAAGGATGAAGAAGTTAAAGAAGAAGTAGAAGTTAAAGAAGAGGATCTAGAAAGTGAGGAACTAGTATCTCAAGAGATAGAAGAAGAAAAAGAAAAAGAGAAACCTGTAGAAGAAGAAAGTGCTCTAGAACCTTTAGAAAAACAAATTTCTGAAGTAACTCCTATCTCTAAGAAGAAGGAGGGAGGTATTGACATGGCATCTGAAATACAGAAATTAAGTGATAGGAAGTATAGGCTAGAAGATATACCTGAAGATACGTTGTCTACAATGTTGGTTTTTAAGTGGTTAGAATTTCTAATAAGTAGAGTTGGTCTAAACAACTTAATCGACATCCTTGACTACTACTACAACTTAGGGTGGATATCAGAAAAAGTGGTAAATAGGTTGATAAAAATATCAAAGAATATGAAATATCTAAATGAGGAACTTAGAAAGCCCGTAGATAAAATGATTCCAGAGGACCATATTGTTTCTCTCCTTTATATAGAGAAGTTGGCAGGTAGGCCAATCCCTATAGATGAACTGGAGAATATTGAGAGAGAAGTTACTAGAATAAGAAAATGGGCTGAAGAGTTACAATTTATCTAA
- a CDS encoding type II/IV secretion system ATPase subunit, which yields MADEFKNSMKRNPHLRKYVENFKKTYLKIPEFMISLSRELKEIKYPNIIYPIGDPIFIHIFGSPEVKTKYIVIEPRLETHEEKLLYKKIMDKLLEYAPYEDSPEDDEEFERVLTNLFNKVTKVVENKKKKNILSRLFSTGKIELTKFERDKFLYLLKRDLIGLGELEPIKRDPYIEDIHVIGAHACHIVHKIFDMLPTNITWDSDRELADYLKNLCERMGRPVSDANPIVDGSLPDGSRINIIYSTDVSLKGPSFTIRKFTEVPISITQIISWGTMSAQTAAYLWLCLEYGMSIFICGETASGKTTTLNAILPFIKPRSKIFSCEDTAEVKAPHPVWQQLLTRERGPEESRVTLFDLLRAALRSRPNYIIVGEIRSVEGAVAFQAMQTGHPVLSTFHAANIKKMIQRLNGEPINIPLTFMDNLNVALFQLAVYTRGKLLRRVVGVEEIEGYYKEVDGVITRRVFEWDPHDDKHVFTGINNSYILEDKIAKVAGYEDPREIYNELELRKRILEEMIARKIFGYYEVLDIIWNFYERGLEGLPFPI from the coding sequence ATGGCAGATGAATTTAAAAATAGTATGAAAAGAAACCCTCATTTACGTAAGTACGTTGAAAATTTCAAAAAAACTTATTTGAAAATACCTGAATTTATGATATCTCTCTCTAGGGAATTAAAAGAGATAAAATACCCCAATATTATATACCCTATTGGCGATCCTATTTTTATCCATATATTTGGTTCTCCCGAGGTAAAAACTAAATATATTGTCATAGAGCCCAGGTTGGAAACCCACGAAGAGAAGTTACTGTATAAAAAAATCATGGATAAACTGTTGGAATATGCTCCTTATGAAGATTCTCCAGAAGATGACGAGGAATTTGAAAGAGTATTAACTAACCTATTTAATAAGGTTACAAAAGTAGTGGAGAATAAAAAAAAGAAAAATATACTATCTAGATTATTCAGTACTGGAAAAATAGAACTTACAAAATTTGAGAGAGACAAATTCCTATACTTATTAAAAAGAGACTTAATAGGGTTGGGAGAACTTGAACCTATTAAGAGAGATCCTTATATAGAGGATATACATGTAATAGGCGCCCATGCCTGTCATATAGTCCATAAGATATTTGACATGCTTCCCACCAATATCACATGGGATAGCGATAGGGAACTTGCCGACTATCTAAAAAACCTATGTGAAAGGATGGGGAGGCCTGTATCAGATGCAAATCCTATTGTCGACGGATCCCTCCCAGATGGTTCAAGAATAAACATAATTTACTCTACAGATGTGTCCCTAAAGGGTCCATCATTTACTATTAGGAAATTTACAGAGGTTCCAATCAGTATTACCCAGATCATCAGTTGGGGAACAATGTCTGCACAAACTGCAGCCTATCTATGGCTCTGTTTGGAGTATGGGATGAGTATATTTATCTGTGGAGAGACTGCCTCTGGTAAAACTACAACGTTAAACGCTATACTACCTTTCATTAAACCAAGATCTAAGATATTCTCATGTGAGGATACTGCAGAGGTAAAGGCCCCCCATCCTGTATGGCAGCAGTTACTAACTAGAGAGAGAGGGCCTGAAGAGAGTAGAGTTACACTCTTCGATCTTTTAAGGGCGGCATTGAGGTCTAGACCTAACTATATTATCGTTGGAGAGATAAGGAGTGTAGAGGGGGCTGTAGCATTCCAGGCTATGCAGACTGGGCACCCTGTCCTTTCCACCTTCCACGCTGCAAATATTAAGAAGATGATCCAAAGGTTGAATGGAGAACCTATCAACATTCCACTAACCTTTATGGATAACCTAAATGTAGCCCTATTCCAACTTGCAGTATATACTAGAGGTAAACTGTTGAGAAGAGTTGTTGGTGTTGAAGAGATTGAAGGATACTACAAAGAGGTAGATGGTGTAATTACCAGAAGGGTTTTCGAATGGGATCCACACGATGATAAACATGTCTTTACTGGAATTAACAACAGTTATATCCTTGAAGATAAGATTGCAAAAGTTGCAGGTTACGAAGACCCTAGAGAGATATATAACGAGTTGGAATTGAGAAAACGAATACTTGAAGAGATGATTGCAAGAAAGATCTTTGGATACTACGAAGTTTTAGATATTATTTGGAACTTCTACGAAAGAGGATTGGAAGGATTACCATTCCCAATTTAA
- a CDS encoding flagellin produces the protein MMRFIKSKKGAIGIGTLIVFIAMVLVAAVAASVLINTSGFLQQKASSTGRQSTEQVASGINILEVQGMHNTTNINRTAIFITPNAGSAPIDLSQAVVMITDGKKKLVAKYNVSQHYDLRNGGSLFEEVNWSGLKSTDFGIVVIQDADGSCKNITPVINKGDIVAIVLNTTTLNMGPRSTISGNVQPEFGAPGVISFTTPATYLDDTQVVRLQ, from the coding sequence ATGATGAGGTTCATCAAAAGTAAAAAAGGAGCAATAGGTATTGGTACCTTAATAGTATTCATAGCTATGGTTCTAGTAGCAGCAGTTGCAGCAAGTGTATTGATAAACACAAGTGGATTCTTGCAGCAGAAGGCATCCTCCACAGGTAGGCAGAGTACAGAGCAGGTTGCAAGTGGTATTAACATTTTAGAAGTCCAAGGAATGCATAATACAACTAACATAAACAGAACTGCTATATTCATAACACCAAACGCTGGAAGTGCTCCAATAGACTTAAGTCAGGCAGTTGTAATGATAACTGATGGTAAGAAAAAGTTAGTAGCAAAGTATAATGTATCCCAACATTACGATTTAAGAAATGGTGGATCCTTATTCGAAGAAGTTAATTGGAGTGGATTGAAATCAACAGACTTTGGAATAGTAGTTATCCAAGATGCAGATGGTTCCTGTAAGAATATAACACCAGTAATAAACAAAGGAGATATTGTAGCAATCGTATTGAATACAACAACTTTAAATATGGGTCCAAGATCGACCATATCAGGAAATGTACAGCCTGAGTTTGGTGCTCCAGGAGTAATATCCTTCACAACACCAGCAACATACTTGGACGATACACAAGTGGTAAGACTTCAGTAA
- a CDS encoding flagellin produces MMRFIKSKKGAIGIGTLIIFIALVLVAAVAAAVIINTAGHLQQKASLVGRESTKQVASGIQVIRVVGYAENDNIKGLAIIIGPNIGDSIDLNSTIVVLSNKDKKMSLVYSGEIMHTEESGIDNIFKGLVEGGQENTKDGWILKNESKFGVIVLQDEDNSTGSKEHPTINYGDKVVLTVNVGQIIGGISPRERISGEVIPEYGASGIIEFITPSTYTRKVVYLQ; encoded by the coding sequence ATGATGAGGTTCATCAAAAGTAAAAAAGGAGCAATAGGTATTGGTACTCTGATAATATTCATTGCTCTAGTACTAGTCGCGGCAGTTGCAGCGGCTGTAATAATAAATACAGCAGGACACTTGCAACAGAAGGCATCTCTTGTTGGTAGGGAAAGTACAAAACAGGTTGCAAGTGGAATTCAAGTTATTAGAGTTGTTGGATATGCAGAAAATGATAATATTAAAGGACTAGCGATAATTATAGGACCTAATATTGGAGATAGTATAGATCTTAACTCTACTATAGTAGTATTATCTAATAAAGATAAAAAAATGTCTTTAGTATATTCAGGAGAAATAATGCATACTGAAGAAAGTGGAATAGATAATATATTTAAAGGATTAGTTGAAGGAGGGCAGGAGAATACAAAAGATGGTTGGATATTAAAGAACGAGTCTAAGTTCGGAGTAATTGTACTTCAGGATGAAGATAATTCTACAGGTAGTAAAGAACACCCAACTATCAACTACGGAGACAAAGTGGTCCTTACGGTAAACGTAGGACAAATAATAGGAGGAATCTCACCAAGAGAACGAATATCTGGAGAAGTTATTCCTGAATACGGTGCCTCAGGGATAATAGAGTTCATAACACCATCTACTTACACTAGAAAAGTTGTATATCTCCAATAA
- a CDS encoding ATPase domain-containing protein has protein sequence MKLAKIELSRDDIHKRLGGGIPYGSIILIEGEESTGKSVIAQRLTYGFLQNAHSVTYISTQLTTLEFVKQMMSLNYNINKKLLSGILLYIPVYPLIADNLHREDFLRKIMETREFYEKDVIIYDSLSSLIINDASEVKVNDLVAFFKRIAAMDKIIIYTVNPKELPESILTMLRTAATMVLKTETYTFGGNIKNILKVEKYNLARGPYQKTMVFRVEPKLGIAVEISSVA, from the coding sequence ATGAAACTTGCAAAAATTGAACTTAGTAGAGACGATATCCACAAAAGGTTGGGAGGGGGTATTCCTTATGGTAGTATAATACTTATTGAGGGGGAAGAATCTACAGGAAAATCTGTAATAGCCCAGAGGCTGACCTACGGTTTTTTACAGAATGCCCATTCAGTTACCTATATATCAACTCAACTTACTACCTTAGAATTTGTAAAACAGATGATGTCGTTAAATTACAATATAAACAAGAAGTTGTTAAGTGGTATTTTACTCTATATACCTGTATATCCTCTAATAGCTGATAATCTTCATAGGGAAGATTTTTTAAGGAAAATTATGGAAACACGTGAATTTTACGAAAAAGACGTGATTATATACGATAGTTTATCATCCCTAATAATAAACGATGCTAGTGAAGTAAAGGTAAACGACCTAGTCGCTTTTTTTAAAAGAATAGCAGCAATGGATAAAATTATAATTTACACAGTAAATCCAAAAGAGTTACCTGAGTCTATTTTAACTATGCTTAGAACAGCTGCGACAATGGTATTGAAGACAGAAACCTATACTTTTGGTGGAAATATAAAGAATATTTTAAAAGTAGAAAAGTACAACTTGGCAAGGGGCCCATATCAAAAAACTATGGTATTCAGAGTTGAACCTAAGTTAGGTATCGCAGTTGAGATATCCTCGGTAGCATAA
- a CDS encoding flagella accessory protein C encodes MVETGGDELAAANEELLAKIEELESKFPKIEMMITNLRKENETLRESIDKINENFQDIMALYEVVSNQINPFIGISKITAASMEKLEKLEHETKILRKKIDELQKDIIILAEIYLKQHDIDINDIIEDVLAEEEISRVMPEEEDIYD; translated from the coding sequence GTGGTAGAAACTGGAGGTGATGAATTAGCGGCTGCAAATGAAGAACTTCTAGCTAAAATCGAAGAATTAGAATCTAAATTTCCAAAAATAGAGATGATGATTACCAACCTTAGAAAAGAAAATGAGACTTTACGAGAGAGTATAGATAAGATCAATGAGAATTTTCAAGATATAATGGCACTTTACGAAGTTGTCTCTAATCAAATAAATCCATTTATCGGAATCTCAAAAATTACTGCTGCAAGTATGGAAAAATTGGAAAAATTAGAACATGAAACCAAAATCCTTCGAAAAAAAATTGATGAATTACAGAAGGATATAATAATCTTAGCGGAGATTTATTTAAAACAGCATGATATAGATATAAACGATATTATAGAAGATGTACTTGCTGAGGAGGAGATCTCCAGAGTAATGCCAGAGGAGGAGGATATTTATGATTAG
- a CDS encoding flagellar protein F, with amino-acid sequence MGFSSTVGVIIILSTLLVCTIYLYSSLDLNLGKISKAYSDHIELENKKLREKLVIISVASSSDNINITIKNDGPIVHEPSKWTVLYNGVPINFSVHPNVKYVFPLNSVNISINATTPARLCIVSEYGNKYYCDIP; translated from the coding sequence ATGGGATTTAGTTCTACTGTAGGTGTAATTATAATCCTATCAACCTTGCTAGTTTGCACTATTTATCTATACTCCTCATTGGACCTGAATTTGGGAAAGATATCTAAAGCCTACTCAGACCATATTGAACTAGAAAATAAAAAGTTACGGGAAAAGTTGGTTATAATTTCGGTAGCAAGTTCATCTGACAACATAAATATAACTATTAAGAACGACGGTCCCATAGTCCATGAGCCCTCAAAATGGACAGTACTATACAACGGAGTTCCAATAAACTTCAGTGTACACCCCAATGTAAAATACGTCTTTCCCTTGAACAGTGTAAATATTAGCATAAACGCCACTACACCGGCAAGATTGTGTATAGTATCAGAGTACGGTAATAAGTACTACTGCGATATTCCCTAA
- a CDS encoding flagellin, translated as MKSEIWKFIKSKKGAIGIGTLIVFIAMVLVAAVAASVLINTSGFLQQKASSTGRQSTEQVASGINILEVQGMHNTTNINRTAIFITPNAGSAPIDLSQAVVMITDGKKKLVAKYNVSQHYDLRNGGSLFEEVNWSGLKSTDFGIVVIQDADGSCKNITPVINKGDIVAIVLNTTTLNMGPRSTISGNVQPEFGAPGVISFTTPATYLDDTQVVRLQ; from the coding sequence ATGAAATCTGAAATCTGGAAGTTCATCAAAAGTAAAAAAGGAGCAATAGGTATTGGTACCTTAATAGTATTCATAGCTATGGTTCTAGTAGCAGCAGTTGCAGCAAGTGTATTGATAAACACAAGTGGATTCTTGCAGCAGAAGGCATCCTCCACAGGTAGGCAGAGTACAGAGCAGGTTGCAAGTGGTATTAACATTTTAGAAGTCCAAGGAATGCATAATACAACTAACATAAACAGAACTGCTATATTCATAACACCAAACGCTGGAAGTGCTCCAATAGACTTAAGTCAGGCAGTTGTAATGATAACTGATGGTAAGAAAAAGTTAGTAGCAAAGTATAATGTATCCCAACATTACGATTTAAGAAATGGTGGATCCTTATTCGAAGAAGTTAATTGGAGTGGATTGAAATCAACAGACTTTGGAATAGTAGTTATCCAAGATGCAGATGGTTCCTGTAAGAATATAACACCAGTAATAAACAAAGGAGATATTGTAGCAATCGTATTGAATACAACAACTTTAAATATGGGTCCAAGATCGACCATATCAGGAAATGTACAGCCTGAGTTTGGTGCTCCAGGAGTAATATCCTTCACAACACCAGCAACATACTTGGACGATACACAAGTGGTAAGACTTCAGTAA
- a CDS encoding flagellar protein G produces MASNIFSEMILFVSVLIIAAAVSGILATTTHEISLGIDNKGDILSSRLSQDFEIINDPENIPRDTSTGTILIYIKNTGKSPITFTKDVLTVMIDGDVVPIVSTKVINDESLEVLYPSMVGSINVSYNNTGYHVVKVITEGGIIRSLKVYIQ; encoded by the coding sequence ATGGCATCTAATATATTTTCAGAGATGATCCTATTTGTCAGTGTTTTAATAATCGCCGCCGCTGTCTCAGGAATCTTAGCTACTACCACCCATGAAATATCCCTTGGAATTGATAATAAAGGGGACATCCTATCTTCAAGGTTATCCCAAGATTTTGAAATAATCAACGATCCAGAGAATATTCCCAGAGACACTTCAACAGGTACTATACTCATATACATAAAAAATACTGGAAAATCGCCAATAACTTTCACTAAGGACGTACTTACTGTAATGATAGATGGAGATGTTGTTCCTATAGTATCTACAAAGGTTATTAACGATGAATCATTGGAAGTGCTTTATCCCTCAATGGTAGGTAGTATAAATGTTAGTTATAATAACACAGGATATCATGTAGTAAAGGTGATCACTGAAGGTGGTATAATAAGGTCATTGAAGGTGTATATTCAATAA